Within Nakaseomyces glabratus chromosome G, complete sequence, the genomic segment TAGGTTTAGAAAGAAATATGTCAGGAGTTAGGAtgcaaaagaagaacagaAGGGCTTTGGGGCAATCCCTGGAAATGGCACAATTTTTGGATTCAGGTTcgaataaaataaagagaAGGATTAGGGATCTAGAGAGATTActtaagaagaaaaaagacATTCTACCGTCTAATATCATTGTCGAGAAAGAGCGAACGCTAGAAGCGCTAAGGTTGGAACTACATAATCATGAGGTGAAAGAAAACATTAGAAAGAATGCTAAGAAATATCATATGGTAAGGTTTTTTGAGAGAAAAAAGGCTCTGAGAAGGTATAAGAAGGCATTAAAGACATACAAAgctgatgaaaatgaggCTAACAAAGAAGCTTTAGAAAATGCAGAGGTTGACTTGTGCTACGTGGTAAATTTTCCAAAATCAGAAAAGTACATATCAATTTTTACAGAAGATGACACAGAGGCAAGCGCAGAAACTAATCTTAGAAGGAAAGCTTTCAGACAACTTGTCAGAGGCAAAATTGCTGATAAGTCTCTACCTGTATCGttatcaaatattctaGCTGGTAAAAAGCTTTCTGAGGAAGCAATCGGTGTTACATTGGATGATGCATTATCACGTTCTAATCAAACAGATGCCTCTCATCAAGAATCTGATGAAGACAGTGATAGTAACGAAAAcgagaaagaagaagatgactTCTTTGAgtaatttcaagaaaaaactaCCAGTACATAAAATGAGTACTATTCAAGTTTATATGTAAAATAATGGCATATTTAGAAACAGAATTATTGAAGTATGAAAGTAAAGGGAAGTAGTGTAGATATCACAACTCCTCTTGCAATTGAACGTTCACCGTGTATTGTAAATCCATCGCATCATTCACTATAGTAAACGTCAGGTTTTCTCCGTACAATTCCTCTGGTATTAATAAATCACATTCTAGTTCAATGATTTTTCCAGTTTTTCTGGGTTGGCATCTCTTTATTATAAGTAATTCTTCATTCTGATAGCCAATACAAAACCATAATTCTTTCTGCGTCTTAGGAAATCTGTCACAATAAACCTCCATATTTCTACTAGAAACACCTGATACATGTTGTGCCGTAATTTGTAGATGTGATGGGTTTGTTTGCTCTAAGACTCTAATATTTGTCAAAGCTGGTATACGCTTCACAACATTCAAAAACTTAGATTCAAAATCTCGAGATACGTTCAACTCTCTGATGATAGGTTTGTATTCGTTGGATTTGCTAGATGCCAGTTTCTGTAGCGTTAATTTGGTTTTTATTGGCTTTGTGGGATAACCATTATTACGGAACTCAATATCCTTGAATCTTTGTATGTCACAACCGGGTAAAAGTGTTACTGGATTATCTTCATACCAGCATCCCTGCTTAATACACTGCATCACTTTAATCAACGTCATTACCGTCGCCAAGTATCCCATTTCACTGGCTATATCAATAAAAGCTTGCAAAATACGCAAAGACTGGTCTAATACAGAAACAGTATCTTGAATGTAATCTGCAATAGGAAGATCTACCCTGCTTAAGTGTGCCTGCAGCAACAAAAACGCTTTGACATGGGGATCTATCATGCTAACCTCTATATCACCTTCAAATGTATCCTCAACTTTATATCTAGACTGAGCTGACATTTCAATATTCATAATGGCTTCACCACCTCTAACAGGTAACTCATTGTATTCCTCAGCTAATGAGAGCCATTTCAATATATCTTGAAAAGATGCATTTCCGTGGATATTTCTTAACACGGTACGGACAGTTTTATGcgaaatataataatacgAGGAAATGCTCAAAAAAGGTGTAGGAATAATGTCTTCACCGTTTAACTCTACACACCCTGATTCTTCAAGATTGTATAGCGTTTCATCAATTTGCTTGCTTAAATACTTGCTCACATTTTCCACAGATAAATCCCCTTCAATACCATAGTACGTTGGGTTATGATGAGCTCTTCTGTATAAAAAGGTCCAGCTTAAAAAGTTCAGGGCTTCTTGTCTATTGGTTATTGTGC encodes:
- the EFG1 gene encoding Efg1p (CAGL0G00484g~Ortholog(s) have nucleolus localization), which encodes MSGVRMQKKNRRALGQSLEMAQFLDSGSNKIKRRIRDLERLLKKKKDILPSNIIVEKERTLEALRLELHNHEVKENIRKNAKKYHMVRFFERKKALRRYKKALKTYKADENEANKEALENAEVDLCYVVNFPKSEKYISIFTEDDTEASAETNLRRKAFRQLVRGKIADKSLPVSLSNILAGKKLSEEAIGVTLDDALSRSNQTDASHQESDEDSDSNENEKEEDDFFE